A region of the Gymnogyps californianus isolate 813 chromosome 20, ASM1813914v2, whole genome shotgun sequence genome:
caagctgtcatggtttaaccccagccggcaactaagccccacacagccgctcgctcactttcctccagtgggatgggggagagaatcagaagagtaaaagtgagaaaactcgtgggttgagacaaagacagtttaattggtaaagcaaaagccccacgcacaagcaaagcaaagcaagggaTTCATTCACCACtccccatcggcaggcaggcgttcagccatctccaggaaagcagggctccatcacgcgtaacggttacttgggaggacaaatgccatcactccgaacatcccctcccttccttcttcttcccccagctttatatgctgagcatgatgtcatacagtatggaatatgcctttggtcagctggggtcagctgtcccggctgtgtcccctcccagctccttgtgccccccagcctgctcgctggtggggtggggtgaggagcagaaaaggccttgactctgtgtaagcgctgctcggcaataacgaaaacatccctgggttatcaaccctgtttccagcacaaatccaaaacacagccccataccagctactatgaagaaaattaactctatcccagccaaaaccagcacacaagCCCACACCCTAATGGATACCAGAGCTGCCTTACTAACCAGCCTgatggagagagagattttACAGGGCATCTGACTGATGTTCCTACTCACTTTAAAGAACACCTCACTCTCTGATAACAGTGAGCTTTCCACCTGATCTGAAAAGGCTTTGCTGCAGGATGTCTACCAGGGCTTTATAGGATTCCCtcctattccttttttcttcatacaaCTCTTTGACTCTTACCAGCCCAGATCTTCAGCCACCAGAGCTTTATATGAACAAGTGTGACACACATTAGAGAACTTCCCACAAGACGCTGCTAATCTTTGTGATTTGCAGTGCAGACCCACCACAGGGCCTTGGAAGACTTTCAGGTTGGATGGCATAAACCTGCCTTCAGCTGATTACATCAGAGAGGGCAAGAAAAAACACTCTCCAGCTCAGTGCCTGCAGCAGCGCAGCAGACCTAGCTCCCACAGCTCCACCCTGTGATGGTGTCCAACTGTGTCGTTACCTTTTGTCCCACTTACAAATAACACTTGCCCCAGACCAAGGCCCTGCTGAGCTGAGTGTTGTACAGACCCAGAAGCAAAAGACCACCCTGTCCCCACAGACCTTATAATCCAAgtacaaaataagaaatgacaGCTAGACACAAAGAAACAATATTTGAGGATGTAATTTTGTAGTCCTGAACTGAATGTCATGATTTGCATGCATTAAAACCCAAGTATCAAAATCCACTTAACTTGCCTTTCATTTTGCCCCAGGTTTTTTCCCAGtagtatttcagaagaaagtttCTTTCTCACATCAGTTTGTGGAAGTTTCCAAAACAGACTATAAGCGTTTATTAGCTGTAGCTCCTGTGGAAGTGTATACTGTTTACTTGATAGTCTAACTGTTTACTTGACAGTCTAGAGTAGATTACTTGAACTGGAACGGTTATGGGTGAGCACTAGACTAAAGCTCTCCACATACTCGGAGAGGAGTGTGAGTGTCCTCATGCCAGGTGTATGTTGGAGTGAAGCCATTTCTACTCTGGTCTTAGAACAGAACTAGTATCTCATGATAGAAATAAGTCAGAAAACTCTGTTTTAGagcttgcagaaaaaaaccacaaaaccccacaacctcTCAACAGCAGTAAAAGAAGAGGCTTTGCCCTACGAATTCTAGAGTTCAGTTGCTGATATTCCAAAAACATGTCACACTGCCTGctctggagagggaaggaaagaattCAAAGGGTTATTAATAAAATAGGCAACTTTTTAAGCATAGGTAGCAGAGTTGATGTGGTTAGGAGCGACTGACAGCATCCTCAGGCTTGGCTTTTGTAGAAAATGAGTTTGCTGATCTTAGCAATTTTCACTGCAAAGTATCCATCATAAAACATCATAAAACCAGTGCCCTAGCTGGCACGTACATGCTTCCTGCTGGTGATCCCCATGGAGGGGTAAGGGATTTGAAGTCTAAGTCCCTCCGGTTTGAGACCTTATTCCTCCAGCTTCAGTGGAGAACAGTTAGGCTTGCATTCATCAGAAATTTCAATACCTTTAAACCTTTCTGGGAAGAGCCTGAGTAGCTGATGCGATGCTGACCACAGCTGATTGGTCACGGTAggccacttttcttttttgttcagttaCTGCTCTGTATTGACTAGTCATTGTCATTTGGTTGTGGTCTTCAAAGCCACCCTTTAACTCAGTGGGTttttaagaaaggcaaatgcTTACAgaagcaggagctggcagcGCCCGTCTGCTGCTGTCAGGGTTCATGAGGGTGCCTGTCACTCAGGCTGCTAGCCTGTCAGCTGTCACTGAATTAGAGCTTGACTGTACAATTGGAAGCTTGATTTCCCAGACCACTAATTGGTGATTGGCATTTCTTTACTCAGATGCTCAGCTGGATCGCGGAGCGGTGCTGGTGTTCTCCAGCCTGGGGATAAGCCGGAGCAGCACAGTAACCATGGCCTATCTTATGCATTCCTGCCAGTTTTCCCTGAAGGTACATCACTGTCATATTGCCCACAGATACTGGCTGGGTGTGCAGtttattgctgtttctgaagcCTCATTACTGTAGTAATGAGAAGGACATTATCTGTGCTTTCATGTAGACTATCCACCTGATAATGTACAGATTATATTATATGAGATTGCATCTTCTTTACACTGTTAAGGAGGTGGCTTAGGTGTGATTTTGGATCTGTGAGTCCTTACCCTGGCACCTGTGATATTCTTGCGTTTCCCTACTTAGCTACGGggctataaaaataaagctgtggtTACAGAACCTTGTATTTCTGCTCTCCTGGATCTGAGAAAGAGAGTATCTGGAAGCTACTGGAGTTAATCCCATCTTTTAATACCACGGGCTTACAGTGAAATTCAGAACCCAGTGCTTGCAGGGCTCTGATtcaccactgacttcagcacCAGCACTGACTTCTTCTGCAATCCTATTTTATTTCTCCAGAAGCAATCCCCTCCCACAGATAGTGCTGTAGAGAAATCCAGAATGGGATAATACTAGCCCAGGAGGGATGTACAGGTTAGATGGCCAGTACAGGCTGTTCCATAGCGCTGAGTAAcgtaagaaaaataatgactgACGGCTGAGAATGACCCGGCTGCGCAATAGCCGGCGGCCTCTCCCCTGGTGCCAGgccctttttccctttgcatacAACACATGGGCATCGTGCTGCCGTAGGCACCGTCTCACGGTGCCTGCCGAGCACAGCGCAGCCTAGTTCCCATGGGAACTGAAAGGCGTCTCCTTAAAAATCTTGTCCTTGTTTGGAAAGTGTTTCCTCCTTTGGGAGCTTGAAAGGATTGATCCAAGCTTCACTGAAGCCGGGCCTGTATCTAATCATTTAATTGATTTTGTGCAAACATTTGCAACATAAGAGGAAATTTCTTACCGTCGCTGTGTGCCAATGGGTAATTTCAGGTTGAGCCTGCCAACAGGGCTGCAGACGCTATTTCGTCTCTGCTACTAATGCTGGGTGTGATTGCTCCCGCACGCTGATAACTATTTGCTTGCACGCTAAATTACTGGAGGTGCTTGCAACGGCAGTGCAAAAGTCAAAGGCTGATCCTTGCAGTTTCTCTCAGGTAGTATCAACAGGTTGGTCTCAGCATTCTACTAagtgccaaaaaaaagaaggagaaaatgttgACAGGGCAGTGGCGTGCTGCGGCTGGCCTGGGCCGTGCTTGCCCACTGTTGCCTGGGCAAAGCTTTCCCGGGGGATGACCCTGGCAGACAAGTTTGTTTCTCGCAGACGAAAGCAGTGCAACAGATTCCCCTGTGATCCGTGAGCCAATCTAGGCAAAGATCTTTGAAAGCTTCCAAAGACGCGGATATTGCAAAAGAAAGGCAGATTTGGGATGTGCGGCCCCTTATTCTACGAGTAATCGATATGCGAGTAGATCTATTGAGTTCAGGGGAACTAGAGACATCTACACTGTGGGCGCAGAGGAGTAAATATTGGAAGATCAGCCTCGGAGCCTGCAGAATCGCTGAgattagaaaaacaaaccaatggAGCACTATCTTCTAACCTTTGGTCTCGTTACGCTTAAGCAATGCCCCGAGTGCTGGGGGCAGTCTATTTGAAAAGTGGGAAGATGAGCACTACTGGGCAACCCCAAGGATGCAGCTGGAGTAAAGCAAAGTAACGCTGGTGGATCTAGCCTGTGTGTAGCAGAGTTCCTAGCTGATTACTTGGAACTAACAAATAATTAAGATGGCTGTAATTAATGCAGTGGGATCACTGGAGTGTCATAGCTGCTCTGCCACATCAGGTCACAACAATCCAGAAACACGATAACCTTTGTTGCTTACCTGTGAATAGCCGATACTTCACCGCTTCGCTTATCATCCAtggaagaaacagcattttaggGTAAAAATCCAGGACTGCATTGCTCCGTCAGTGTAAAATAACGCAAGATACCTGCCAGGTAGCGAAAGCAGCCTGAGCTGTCCTCGTGTCCAGGAGAGCAGAGTATGAAGGTGACAGGCTTCTCTGAAGTTCACAGCTGGATCCAGTCTGTCCCTACTTTGGTAGCCAAAGTCTTATCTGCTCGTTCTTGCTGTCCAACACGGGGAGTAAATACAAAGCTGTGTCATCCACAAGTGTACCTGCTTCGTGTAAATACTCAAGATTCACTTTCAGTTCAAATTCCTAAcacttctttgctttccttctgtttacaGAGAGCTTGGGACTACGTTCTGAAATGCAAAACGAACATGAGACCACACCGGGGCTTTGTGAAACAGCTCTCAATCTGGGAGACCCAAATCTACGGGACCCCGATCACAGATGTCTCTGAACCAAATTACTGACAGGTAGCAAAGAGAACACCCAGCGGGAAAAGGCGCTTCCCCATCCGTACCACCGTGTCGGTAGAAAGTTCCTTGAactctgtttgaaaaaaaaagatcttaacATAATGGAAAGGCTTTCATCTTTAGCTCCATATTGTTTCGGGTCAAGTTTTGGAGCCGTTTGGGGAGCTCACCTGTGCTGCAGAAGGTGGCACTTTGGGGAAAGCAAGTCCTGCAGGATGTGGCCCATTACGCACCGCTCGTCTCTTTTGTAAGCAAAGGGGATTATAACCCCGTTATCGGGCACGCTCCTTACCCCCGGTATGGGGAAGTCATTAGGGTTCTCTCTGAAAAGGTTCGTCAATCCATAGCCTGGGATGGTAAATTTAGAGTTTGACTGTGCCCACTTCCAGCCCGGAGAGGTGACGACAGGATTTCCCCATTGGAGAAGTCCCTCCGCTCCGTGCGTGCCTTCCCAGCCACCCGCGGGCACGGACGCGGCCCCTCGCAGGCTCGCTGGCTGGATCGCCTAGCGAGGCCACGCTTCCCACGTGCCACCTCCTAACGCAGCGACCGAGCCTCTTGGCACGGCTGCTCTGTTTTGAAGCATCAATCTTGTTACGTGAAACCTAAACTCGGCACCATCCTCTCTCTTGCCGCGCTGTAAATTCTTCGCGTTGACATCACAAAATAAAACGTTACAGAAAAACGCTCCTGGGCTTTCCTTGCCCTCTGTGCTAAGGACTTAGCGGGGTTTTCCATTTTGGATCGTCCTCCCCAGTTCGTAATTCAAATACGTGGGGTTAGGGATGGAGCTAGCCAGCCTTTACCGTTCTGTTGGTGAATGCACACCGAGAACCGCCTGAGCTGACGGCGGGCCGGCCCTGTGAGCTCCAGGGCACCCTGTCCGCCCGGGaatgctccctgctcccctgctccctgctccccttctccctcctcgCCCGAGAACGCTCCCTGCTCCCCTACTCCCTCCTCACCCGGGAacgctccctgctcccctgctccctgctccccttctcccttctccctcctcccccgagaacactccctgctccctgctcccctaCCCCTCCTCGCCCGGGAAcgctccctgctccccttctccctgctccccttctcccttctccctcctcccccgagaacactccctgctccctgctcccctaCCCCCTCCTCGCCCGGGAAcgctccctgctccccttctccctgctccccttctccctgctccctcctcgcCCGGGAAcgctccctgctccccttctccctgctcccccgagaacgctccctgctcccctgctccctcctcgcCCGGGAAcactcccttcttctcccttcttctcccttctcgCCCGGGAAcgctccctgctccccttctccctccccatcccagcccgCTAGTTCCAAGGAAAAGCGGAATCCCCCTAGccccgccccccggccccgcccccggaGGGGCGTGCCCGGAAGCGGGGCGGTGAGGCGGGTGCAGCCCAGCGCAGCCCAGCgccgcgggccggggccgctcgCCCGCCGCCATCGCCGCCATGGCCTGCGGCGCCTCGGCCGCCGAGTGCCTGCGGGAGTGGGAGGAGCTGCAGGACGGCTACCAGCGCATCCAGGTACCGCCGCCGTGCCCGCGGGGCGGCCGCACCCCGCCGGCTCCCGTCCCCGCACAGCCCGAGCGGAGCCGGCCGCTTCCCCCTCGGGAGACCCCGGCCCGGGGACGGTGACCTCAAGCCACCGGTTGGGCAACCACCGGTCGGGGCCGAGCGCGGAGGGACGGCTCCGCGGTTGCATCAGGGCTCGTCTCGCCCCCGAAGCGCCTCGGCGcgggtcggggggggggggatcgtTAACCTCTAGCCGGGGCAACGGTTGGGCGAGGGACCGGTCCCGCCGAGCCGGAGCATCCCGGGGTCCCTTGTCACCGGGGGCGAAGGCTCCTCCGCGGAGCCTAAGGGGTACCGGGGGCAGCCGGGGTCTCCCTCCTCGGATTCTGGTCGCTttgccccccctgccccagccctcgGTCGCGACTGGTAAGTGAGCCCCTGTGCTTCTGGGAAAAGGGCTtcggagcggggccggggggggccaGGCTGCGCCGGGACACCGCCGAGGGGCCTTGCCTGGGCAGGGGAGTTTGGCAAGAGCCGGGGCTTTCCAGGGCTGGGCAATCTAATTATCCGGCCTGCGATGGACGTGGTGTGGAGAGGCGAGATCTCTGGGTTTTTCAAGGCTAGGAGCGGGGATTGGCGCTGGCCGGCCTGGCACGGCCGGGCAGATGCTGTTTCACGCTCCTTATCGCTCTTCTCAGCCGGGCTCCGGCAAGCCCGAAGCCAGCCTCGCAGGGGAGCCGGCCAGcggagcagaggcagccaggAATCTGGGTGCCTTGTCCCAACAGCCTGCCTCCCTCGACCCCGGGCACCCTTCCTCCGGTGCCCCGTTACCCACCGGGGCTGGCCGGGGGGCTGTGTGCCGGGAAGGTGACTGGTATCGGAGATGTTTCCACCTGCTTTGTGTAATCCCCAGGGCGCTCGCTGCCGGGGGAACGAGTGGGCAGGGTTCAGCTCAGTCAGGGTCACCCAAGGAAAAGGTTGGCTAACCGTCTTCTGCGGCGGTTCAGATCCATCAGCTGCATCTGCACCagttccctttcctcctccttccccccccgccgctccccgggaGCGGGGCGAAGCGGATGTTGTTGCGGAGACGTCGCAGCTGTGCCCAGATCTGGGGCAAGGGAGGCTTTGAGAAACCTCCTCTTGCTCCATAGGGGTTGCGTGGATGTCCCGGGTCGCCCGCTTTGAACCCTGCGTGCAGCCACGCGGTGCCGGCCCTTTCCTTTGGAAACTTTCTCCTGGGGTGGCTCCTGATCCAAGCTGCCTCCGAGCGCGGTGCTCGGACGCTGGCGCGGCTAAAGGAGTTGTCACAAAAGCCGCTCGCTCTCGGTTAACTccagagcaggagaaggaggtgaCTCCAGATGGGAGCAGGAGAGCTCGATGGTCGAGCAGGGAATGTCCCGTGAGAGGTCGGGGACATAAATCACTGCTGGGGGAGCCGGGGCTATCTGGGGTCCGTTCCCACCCTGCCGCTGCTTGTCACCGGAGGGAGAACGAGTTGTTTCCCTCCTCTGCGTCTCAGTTTCACCTTTCTCCTTTGGGAACAGCTTTGAGATCTGCTGATAAAGTGCTCGATAAGAGCCGTGGAGGCTAAAATATGTGTGCGTCAAGGTCTAGTCCAAGGGTTGTTGCAAGCAGCATTTAATTCCCTGGTGGAGGTGGCGTTCAGGCTGCCCGTGGTCGAGGTGaggctgttttccagctgacCTGGACAAGAAGGAGCATTGATCCAGCAcgctctctcctttcctttctaaataTAGCGGAAGAATGGCATCTAGCCTTACCCAGGTGCGGTTGGGTTACCACCGCACGAGGAGCCGGGCAGTTggccacagccctgctgcaagTCTGTCCTCTTTGTCCGGCTCATTGACGGGCTCCTTCCCGCTTCCCTGGGGGTGCTCGGGATGGAGCCCCAGAGCCACGAGTCGGCTCCATGCAGAGAGAGCCGCTTGTCCTGTCCCCGCAGTCAAAGCCACCGCTCCCGGGTGGCTGTGGCCCTCAGTTGTAGCCCTGGCCCAAGCAGCGTCTTTTTCCAAGTCTTTCCTATCCCCTGTGCCGCAGTCAATGGTTTCCCAACCGCGGGAGCCtccccagagcatccctggAGCGGGACCGCGTTGCCAGCTGGACTTTCACAGCCCACAGCTGGAGGGGGGCCAGACACAAGCCACGTGCGAGGGCAGGACCAGGCTGTGCCATGCAGATGTGCCTGCACCTACGGATAACTTCCTTGGGATTGGGGATGGGCGTCCCCAGCGGCCGCTTCTGCCCTGGCAGAAGCGGGGACGGCTGCAGGCTGTCCCCAAACACGCCTGGCCGCCTGCGACCGCCTCTTGTCTCgcccagctgctgtgcaggtgAAGTTAGAGACCATTTTTAACAGATGCATCAACAGATGCGCCCACAGGGGACCCAAGGAGAGGGAcggctgggcaggcagctgtAATGCATGCCGGTCTCTTCTTCCCAGGACAATCACAAGCTGTACAAGCAGAAACTTGAGGAGCTAACCAAGCTCCAGGATGGGATCTCCAGCTCCATCGCACGGCAGAAGAAGCGGCTGAAGGAGCTGTCGTTGTCCCTCAAAAAGTAAGTTGGTGTCCTGCGACGGCATGGGGCAGGAcgggaggggagagcagcaagGACAGGGCTATTGAACTCACCTCATGGCTCTGTCTTCAGTACAAACCGTACTACAGCCTCACTGATAGCAGAGCGCCGTGGAGGTCTGGACTCACCCAGGCAGATCTTCCTcagcttccctttcctctgccccGATTTGTGCCTTGTTTGCAGTTCAGAGCTTGCAGGGGCTTTGCAGCAAACCTGAACTGCCCCCCTCCTGCACAAAGCTCTGTCTCCATCCTTCCTCGAGGGCGAGAAGGCCCGTCTGGCCTCACCTCGCTCTCACTCCCGCTTCCTTTTCTCGAGCAACATCCCAGCCTGACAGAGGAGCTCGCCTTGCAGATGGAGTCGCGGACTTGCCTCCACTCCCTCTTCCCTGTCCTTGGGGTGTCCTTGTCTGAGACAGTCACGTATCGAGTGCCAGCACGTGCTGATGGTGTTACAGAGGCTGTCCTGATGCCAGCGCCTGTGTTTCCTCCCCAGATGCAAAGCCCACATGAGTCCCGAACAGGAGGAATCCGTCCAAGAGACCCAGAGCCTAATAAAAGAGAGGCAGAACGTTTTCTTTGAGATGGAGGCCTATCTGCCAAAGAAGAACGGGTAAGAGGCGCCTCGTCCCTGGGTGAAACACCAAGTCCTCCCTCCACGCCCCTGGGGCTGTGACGCTGCAAGGCACAAACCCGGCGTCACCCTGCTCCTGGCAGCGTCGCAGCCACGCTGCCCGGCTCAGGCTCCCCGGAGGACGCCtgagcaggagccaggctgagCCTCTGCAGCGCTGCCCTCGTCCCCCTCGCTCCTCTGCCTGTTCGTGGCCTTCACCCGCCCTTGAACGGCAGCCGTGCGCGGTGGGGAGCCCCAGCGAGCACCCCGGTGCCCACGGGAGGTGGGGTGGGTGCTCGGCCGCCCGTCCCCCTGTCCTTGGGAGGAGATGCCAGAGCATTTGTGCCGGTCACGCTGCCTGGCAGCTCCGAGTGGAAAACAGCTGGGGGCTCGTTCCCGGCCCCGCGGCCTCAGCGGTGGCACGAGAGGGGACGGCTCTGCCTCGCCTCCGCAGCAGCGCTGCCAGCTCCCGGGCAGGCGCCCGTCCTAACGCCTCTGCTCTCTCCCCAGGTTGTACCTGAGTCTGGTGCTCGGGAACGTGAACGTCACGCTGCTCAGCAAGCAGGCCAAGTACGGCCCTCTCGTCgctgctgccctgtgctttGCCTGCCTCGGGATCCCCTTGTCACCAGGAAACAACAGCTCCTCCCGGGCCGAGCTGCTGCGTGTGGAGACACGTGGCTGGCTTGACCTGCCTGGTGCAGATTCCCTTCCCGGGCAGTTCCCTGCTTCCTTTCCCAGAATCGGCAGAGTCCTCGACTCATGCTTACGCTCCTGCCACTGGGCTGGGATGGACCGTTAGCTTTGACAAGCTAAATAGGATCCTCCACCGGAGCCATGTCCGGGTTTCCCCTGTGTTAGGGACTTCCAGGAGAGACAGACTTGTGCAGCCACTGGCAagccccctcctcttcccttggGAAACACCAGTGGCCAGGTTTGGCCTATGAGAGCCCCCCCATGCTGGCACACTGATGCCAGAGGTGCCCAGCCAGGAGCCCATGCCCCCCTCTCAGTTCCCCAGGCCTCCCCTCAAAGAGCTGAGCAGCCGCCAACCTGCCCAGCTTCCCCGGAGTCCTCTGGGCCGCCCGCCAGGTTGGCAGTGTCTCGAAGCTGTCTCACCTGCGTGACAGCAGCCTGGCATGCTCTCCTCTCCGAAATACCCAGGGGACGAGGTTTTTCCTGAGCGTGTCCTAGAGGTTCCCAACGGAACATTGCTTTTGTCCAGCCAGGTGGGACGGGAGGACACAGACTTCCTGCAGGCACCTTGCTCCAAGCCTGTCCCTGTGCTTTCCTGCAGGTTCGCCTATAAAGATGAGTATGAGAAGTTCAAACTCTACCTCACCATCATCTTACTTATTGTCTCCTTCTCCTGTCGGTTCCTTCTCAACTCCAGGTGAGTCTGGCTTGGATGCTCTCTCTAAGGGGCTGGGCAGAGATTTCCTCCCAGGGCTCCTGTGTCCTCCTCTCCCGTCCTGAAAGGTCCAGAGCTGAACAGGAGATCCTGACAAAGGATCTGGCCGCTGCCCTGGAGGTGGGGTGGCTTTTGTGGCTGCTGCGGTCTCGCTGGGGCCATGGTGGATGGCGGAGAAGCAGGTCTCCCTGCCCGCAGGGTGGGTGGGCATCCTGCAGCGATGGCTGTCTCGGTGCCTGTGCCCCCCAACACACGGGCAGTGGCTCTGCTGCCGCCTTTACGCCCCGCTTTGTTTCCCACCAGGGTGACAGATGCCGTCTTTAACTTCCTCCTGGTGTGGTACTACTGCACCCTCACCATCCGGGAGAGCATCTTGATCAACAACGGATCCAAGTGAGTCCCTTgggctcggggagggggggcgtGCAGTGAGTTGGTCCTTCTCTGCGAGGCCGGGGAGTTGGCACCCACCGCGTAGCTCCGTGCTACCCAAGGGAGCAGCTCCCTCCTACTCAGGGCGTGTAGCAAACCCTGGTCATGAGCTGTACGGAGGCGGGAGGAACTCCCGGTGCGGAGGTGGTGCGGGAAGGTGGAGCAGCGGTTGGAAGGGGCCCGGCCCCTGGGTGCCACCTAGACTGGAGGCACCGGGTCCTGCTCCACGCACGACAATTTCGTAAACAGCCCTGCTCCTCGCCTTGCCCTGGGCGCTGGAGGGCGGCCGGCGCTGGGCTGGCTCGGCCCTCCTGGTGCATGTTTGGGTCTTGATTCATGCTCAAGACCTGACGCCCCTTCTCTGTGTCTGCCTTCCAGAATCAAAGGCTGGTGGGTTTTCCATCACTACGTCTCCACCTTCCTCTCAGGTGTCATGCTGACGTGGTAAGTCTGCATCCCCTTGTCTCTTGGCTGTAGAGAACCTGGCCTGCTCGGGCTGTGGCCAGCTCAGACGAAGGGGCCTTCACTGCCCTAACCCGTGGCCGTAGTCCTCCTCTGTAGATGTTGTGCTCTAACAGTCAACACCACACGTTCCTCTCCAGGCTCAAGCACCCTAAACAAAAGCAGCCGTCAGCACTTTTGTGcggcaggcagcgcaggcagggtCCCTGGGCTGGGAAACACGATTCCCTGCATTGCAATCCTTGTGGAAGGGCTGCCTCAAACCCATTTTGGTGGGAGCCGGGGCGAGGCAGCGATGTCCTTACCCACGCCGTGGGGCAGGCAGGACTGGCTGCGTCCCCTTTCAGCCTCACGTCCCCCAGCCAGCACTGTTTCTCCACAGGCCAGACGGGCTCATGTACCAGATGTTCAGGAACCAgttcctctccttctccatgTACCAGAGTAAGTGCTGCCCCGTGTGCTGGGACAGGGGCTGGGACCATGGCTGGCCTCGGGTGCTAAGCGTGCCTGCCCGGCTCTGCGACACGCGGAGACCCGGCTGTAGCTGCTCAGAGCTCTCGGCTCACCTGGGTTTTCCCTTGGTCTCTGTCCTGCCCTCCACCGCCCTGGCACTGGGATGGTCTTTGTGCGCAGAGTTGTCTCAGAGCTGATGCTGGGGCCAGGGGATGAGGCCTGGGCGCCTGCTGACCACATCCGCGCTCTCCTTGCAGGCTTTGTGCAGTTCCTCCAGTACTACTATCAGAGCGGGTGCTTGTACCGGCTGCGAGCGCTGGGCGAGAGGCACAACATGGATCTGACTGTGGGTAAGCCGGGATCTTCCCTTACTGGTTCTCCCAGTCCAACTGGACCTGCCGTTGCCATAGGGCCCGTGGCTGCTAGCAGCCTCCCTCCCAGCACCAGACCAGTGCTCGGCTAACTGGGGGCTATGGTTTTTGTTAAAGGCAACGGTgacagttatttttgtttcGAGGTTAGTTTGACTGCGGTTTATCAGTGGCAGAAATGGTAAAACCTACAAATAAAGCCAGAGCCGCAAGAGCAGCATCTGCTGCGGGCTCCTGGCATCCGAGCTTCCCCCAGGAAGCTGTTTCACAGACAGAAAGCCTCCCTCCAACACCCCACGTACTTGTGGGCTACCACCTCCTCAGCCCCTGCGACACCGAGTGCTCGGGCTGAGGGACAGCAGCTGCGGGCGAGGGCAGCTCTACCGCAGCAGCTTCCTCCGGAGGCCCGTGTTAGATGAGCACTAGGAATCCCTGCCGCGGTCCTCCCTGCCAGTACAAGTGCCCACGGTGAGGCTGCGTTAGCCTGGCAGGACCTTCTCAGCCAGGCACAGGGTGGCCGCTAGACCTCCCTGCCTGCGACCTCAGGAGCTGGGCTCCGTCTGGTCCTCCGGTTAGCATGTTCTCGGGTCCCCATGCAAACTTTCATCCTTTGCAGAGGGATTCCAGTCCTGGATGTGGAGAGGCCTCACgtttctgcttcccttcctcttctttggGCAGGTGAGCGTGCACCGGTCCTTGTGGGGACCTGCAAGAGGCTAGAGCCTCAGGTGGGAGCGGATCGTGCCCTattcctggctgtgctgggcagcCTGGACATCACACAGGTccctgcaggctgctgcagccgTGCGATACTGATGCCAGGGGCAGGGAAATGCTTTCCACAAACGctgag
Encoded here:
- the TMEM120A gene encoding ion channel TACAN, with product MACGASAAECLREWEELQDGYQRIQDNHKLYKQKLEELTKLQDGISSSIARQKKRLKELSLSLKKCKAHMSPEQEESVQETQSLIKERQNVFFEMEAYLPKKNGLYLSLVLGNVNVTLLSKQAKFAYKDEYEKFKLYLTIILLIVSFSCRFLLNSRVTDAVFNFLLVWYYCTLTIRESILINNGSKIKGWWVFHHYVSTFLSGVMLTWPDGLMYQMFRNQFLSFSMYQSFVQFLQYYYQSGCLYRLRALGERHNMDLTVEGFQSWMWRGLTFLLPFLFFGQFWQLYNAVTLFRMIQHPECKEWQVLMCGLPFFILFLGNFFTTLRVVHQKFQNKNKDTKQN